A single window of Nitrospira sp. DNA harbors:
- a CDS encoding multicopper oxidase domain-containing protein — translation MDCHWFTRVTSRALSVIAGGALVCLPLAASAETQPHVDHAAPQQTAMSHQLPSWAEKLKGQTIVEDAMAGKPERSAMVEQQHQRIMEHLTHDPQAQQVNTGMFNTQTMMHQYGAGGQDLLLMSDPRVEPVALAGGGKCPASAPVRQYNVSAINVEITLNQWLDFYPGYMYTLDENLDKVRAEETKNREAREKEGFDPGAVIPGVQAQWIQPLTIRGNQGDCVKIKLSNKLEGGEDVSLHIHGSSMVVSATGAAAATTNSDSIVQKDKSGEFEWYIHPSTQEGVRQFHTFANDRELTVMGLFGSFVVEPRGSEYLEALGSGAPTPASSGWQVMIKNGTGPDFREFVLYYHEVGDEAFRPVNKKGDFLPQRDPLTDAYRPGGRAINYRSEPFGINNMHVQHEYFGFEDESMGYSSYTFGDPSPTIPRSYMGDPAKFRLVHGGSEVFHSHHPHGGTIRWPRSPRAIDDMNLWTTAGNGPVKYPVIRAKTDRVDVEVIGPSEALDLETECGSGLCQQLAGDFLFHCHVAHHYVAGMWGYWRVYNTLQQGDMRNDVMPDLLELPDRKGRIKGPITSDKLVGQTVDWFGKSFKIVEKGKSDWKSNPATVTIKDWVEMQLPTMGKPGHKNDEKGQTVSYDATVLDWAWEGTRALSEPESTIDNPKYKSTHPGKRHPITFEPLTGKVAWPHLTPHFGRRVMFSPNHVGAPWLEMIRRDANGEESVDQALPGENGNWSLCPENAGRKHYNVHFIKLPITIAKKTGKEPPVIDPNGLIYVLHEEEAEIRKNDDLKYPLVVRGNIYDCVDWTLTSEWDDDDYTNFQSSKINTHWHFLQFDNQASDGVITGFSYEQSVRPFTMLEKKNAKGLPVPMNTVVTAAAKKGANTITVKNAKQFHVGTLLLVGADNVKGNEISRIKAINGNTITLAKGLKNDHPANDIVTVEFVRQRFWVDADVGTVFWHDHAFGATTWPHGGFGTFIAEPVGSTYHDPKTGKLIRSGPIADIHTNEPVGHGVNNSFRELMVQVHDTVPHTVNIVTAGNPPGQPIEVALEAGKTVSFMMPEKIYMTPMPFLNGGTHTTGSGLNFRAAPVAQRLATNPDSSQIFSSLVHGDPYTPTLRAYVGDTMVFRLLHTLMNESMVWTLSGHTFWTERYAADANRKNSIHIGIAERYDLVVPEAGGSRHQAGDYIHFNGRSSKFSEGGWGIIRVLDKEQADLKKLPAGFSNKGELPKPLPVCPADAPVKQFNVVAMDYAGMKFNAKAPESIEVDFERRILMTNAEAKIYALEEDTAKVAGGAHPMPLTLRVNSGDCVKVHLKNKMKDSKASFSAIGLAFDPKDSMGANVGNNPGDQTVAPGGEREYTYYADPFNGETTSLVWDWGNVMTNPRNGLFGAVVVGPKGSKYRDPKTGADLSNKNAWAADVIIDRSVPGNEMRANYRDVALFFQDEDNIIGTSFMPYVQNVAGLTGVNYRSEPYKFREEQGCSLGKVFQPCKADKPEDPATPLIEAHAGDPVRIHVLGVSNEQNGMFSVEKHEWPIEPFMRGADQISVVEFSGSETIDAFLPSAGGMYRLPGDYVYSNQRLPYSQSGQWGYVRVLPSGDTRLLPLAGASAGTKSAEVEQPVVHAIPVAAK, via the coding sequence ATGGATTGTCATTGGTTCACTCGTGTCACATCGCGCGCCCTCAGCGTCATCGCTGGTGGTGCGCTTGTGTGCCTTCCGCTAGCCGCATCGGCTGAAACTCAGCCGCATGTGGACCATGCGGCGCCGCAACAAACAGCGATGTCTCATCAACTCCCGTCTTGGGCGGAAAAGTTGAAGGGGCAGACGATCGTCGAAGATGCGATGGCTGGAAAGCCGGAGCGTTCTGCGATGGTTGAGCAGCAGCACCAACGGATCATGGAGCATTTAACGCATGATCCGCAGGCGCAGCAGGTCAATACGGGTATGTTCAATACCCAGACCATGATGCACCAATATGGAGCAGGCGGTCAGGACCTCCTGTTGATGTCCGACCCACGAGTGGAGCCAGTGGCACTTGCGGGAGGCGGGAAGTGCCCGGCCTCCGCACCAGTCAGGCAGTACAATGTGTCGGCGATCAATGTCGAGATCACGCTGAACCAGTGGCTCGATTTTTATCCCGGCTACATGTACACCCTGGATGAGAATCTCGACAAGGTCCGGGCGGAGGAAACGAAAAATCGGGAAGCGCGTGAGAAAGAGGGCTTTGACCCCGGCGCGGTGATTCCCGGTGTGCAAGCCCAGTGGATTCAGCCGTTGACGATTCGCGGCAACCAGGGGGATTGCGTCAAGATCAAGTTGAGCAACAAGTTGGAGGGTGGCGAAGACGTCAGCCTTCATATCCATGGCTCCAGCATGGTGGTGAGCGCCACCGGTGCCGCAGCCGCCACGACGAACTCCGACAGCATCGTTCAGAAGGATAAGAGCGGAGAGTTCGAGTGGTACATTCATCCGAGCACCCAGGAGGGTGTCCGGCAGTTCCACACCTTCGCCAATGACCGCGAGTTGACCGTGATGGGTCTCTTCGGGTCCTTCGTCGTCGAGCCGCGCGGATCCGAATACCTGGAAGCGCTGGGGAGCGGGGCGCCCACGCCCGCCTCAAGCGGCTGGCAGGTCATGATCAAGAACGGGACCGGACCGGACTTCCGTGAATTCGTCCTGTACTACCACGAGGTCGGCGACGAGGCCTTCCGCCCCGTCAACAAGAAGGGCGACTTTCTTCCTCAGCGTGATCCGCTGACCGACGCCTATCGCCCTGGCGGTCGTGCGATCAACTATCGCAGCGAGCCGTTCGGAATCAACAACATGCACGTGCAGCACGAGTACTTCGGATTCGAAGACGAGTCGATGGGCTACAGCTCGTACACCTTCGGGGATCCGTCTCCCACGATCCCGCGCTCGTACATGGGCGACCCGGCGAAGTTCCGCCTGGTCCACGGCGGATCGGAAGTGTTCCATAGCCACCATCCGCATGGCGGCACCATCCGGTGGCCGCGCAGCCCGCGCGCCATCGATGACATGAATCTGTGGACGACCGCCGGAAACGGACCGGTCAAATATCCCGTCATTCGTGCCAAGACCGACCGTGTCGACGTGGAAGTCATCGGGCCGTCGGAAGCGTTGGACCTCGAGACGGAATGTGGATCCGGCCTGTGCCAGCAGCTGGCCGGCGATTTCCTCTTCCATTGCCATGTAGCTCACCATTATGTGGCGGGTATGTGGGGATACTGGCGCGTGTACAATACCCTTCAACAGGGCGACATGCGTAATGACGTCATGCCGGATCTGCTTGAGCTGCCTGATCGGAAAGGTCGCATCAAGGGTCCGATCACGTCGGACAAGTTAGTTGGTCAGACCGTGGATTGGTTCGGCAAGTCCTTCAAGATCGTCGAGAAGGGCAAGAGCGATTGGAAGTCCAATCCGGCTACCGTCACGATCAAGGACTGGGTCGAAATGCAGCTCCCGACGATGGGCAAACCGGGACACAAGAACGATGAAAAGGGACAGACCGTGTCCTACGATGCCACGGTGTTGGATTGGGCTTGGGAAGGCACCCGTGCATTGAGCGAGCCGGAAAGCACGATCGACAACCCGAAGTATAAGTCGACCCATCCGGGCAAGCGGCATCCGATCACGTTCGAGCCGTTGACCGGTAAAGTGGCCTGGCCTCACCTCACCCCGCATTTCGGGAGACGCGTCATGTTCTCCCCGAACCATGTGGGTGCGCCCTGGTTGGAGATGATCCGCCGGGATGCCAACGGCGAGGAAAGTGTCGATCAGGCTCTGCCTGGCGAGAACGGTAACTGGAGTCTCTGCCCGGAGAATGCCGGACGGAAGCACTACAATGTCCACTTCATTAAGCTCCCGATCACCATCGCCAAGAAGACGGGCAAGGAGCCGCCGGTCATCGATCCGAACGGCTTGATCTATGTCTTGCACGAAGAAGAGGCGGAGATTCGGAAGAACGATGACCTGAAGTATCCGTTGGTCGTCCGCGGCAACATTTACGATTGCGTGGACTGGACCCTGACCAGCGAGTGGGACGACGATGACTACACCAACTTCCAGTCGTCGAAGATCAACACCCACTGGCATTTCCTGCAGTTCGACAACCAGGCGTCCGACGGCGTGATCACCGGATTCTCCTATGAACAATCGGTGCGTCCGTTCACGATGCTGGAAAAGAAGAACGCCAAGGGACTTCCTGTCCCGATGAACACCGTCGTAACCGCCGCCGCGAAGAAGGGCGCGAACACGATCACGGTGAAGAATGCTAAGCAGTTCCATGTCGGAACCCTGCTGCTTGTCGGGGCCGACAATGTGAAGGGAAATGAAATCTCCCGCATCAAGGCCATCAACGGCAATACGATTACGTTGGCCAAAGGGCTGAAGAACGATCACCCGGCCAATGACATCGTCACGGTCGAGTTCGTGCGTCAGCGGTTCTGGGTCGATGCGGACGTGGGGACCGTGTTCTGGCACGATCACGCGTTCGGTGCGACCACCTGGCCGCACGGCGGCTTCGGCACCTTCATCGCCGAGCCGGTTGGATCGACGTATCATGACCCGAAGACCGGAAAGTTGATTCGTAGCGGACCGATTGCGGACATTCACACGAATGAGCCGGTTGGTCATGGCGTGAACAACAGCTTCCGTGAATTGATGGTCCAGGTGCACGATACCGTGCCGCACACCGTCAATATTGTGACGGCGGGCAATCCTCCCGGGCAGCCGATTGAAGTGGCGCTCGAGGCGGGAAAGACCGTCTCCTTCATGATGCCGGAGAAGATCTACATGACGCCGATGCCGTTCTTGAACGGTGGAACGCACACCACCGGCAGCGGCTTGAACTTCAGGGCGGCGCCGGTTGCACAGCGGTTGGCGACCAATCCTGATTCGTCACAGATTTTCAGCAGCCTGGTTCACGGTGATCCCTATACGCCGACCTTGCGTGCGTATGTCGGTGACACGATGGTCTTCCGTCTGTTGCACACCCTCATGAACGAGTCGATGGTCTGGACCCTGTCCGGCCACACGTTCTGGACCGAGCGGTATGCGGCGGATGCCAATCGGAAGAATTCCATCCATATCGGTATCGCCGAGCGGTATGACCTGGTGGTTCCGGAAGCGGGTGGATCACGGCACCAGGCCGGCGACTACATCCATTTCAACGGCCGCTCCTCGAAGTTCTCCGAGGGTGGCTGGGGAATTATTCGGGTTTTGGACAAGGAGCAGGCTGATTTGAAGAAGCTGCCCGCGGGCTTCTCCAACAAGGGCGAGCTGCCGAAGCCTCTGCCGGTCTGTCCCGCCGATGCTCCCGTCAAGCAGTTCAACGTGGTGGCGATGGACTATGCCGGCATGAAGTTCAATGCCAAGGCACCGGAATCCATCGAGGTGGACTTTGAGCGACGGATCCTCATGACCAATGCCGAAGCCAAGATCTATGCATTGGAAGAGGACACCGCGAAAGTCGCCGGCGGTGCGCATCCAATGCCGTTGACGCTCCGTGTGAACAGCGGTGATTGCGTCAAGGTCCATTTGAAGAACAAGATGAAGGACAGCAAAGCCTCCTTCTCTGCGATCGGCCTGGCCTTCGACCCGAAGGATTCCATGGGCGCAAACGTGGGGAACAATCCGGGTGACCAGACCGTGGCCCCGGGGGGCGAGCGTGAGTACACGTACTACGCGGATCCGTTTAACGGTGAGACCACCTCGTTGGTGTGGGATTGGGGCAATGTGATGACCAATCCGCGGAACGGGTTGTTCGGTGCCGTCGTCGTCGGACCCAAGGGATCGAAGTATCGCGATCCTAAGACCGGCGCAGATTTGTCCAATAAGAACGCCTGGGCGGCTGATGTCATCATCGATCGCTCGGTGCCGGGCAATGAAATGCGGGCGAATTATCGTGACGTGGCGTTGTTCTTCCAGGATGAAGACAACATCATCGGCACGAGCTTCATGCCCTACGTGCAGAACGTGGCGGGTTTGACCGGCGTCAACTACCGGTCGGAACCGTACAAGTTCCGTGAAGAGCAGGGTTGCTCGCTCGGCAAGGTGTTCCAACCTTGCAAGGCGGACAAGCCGGAAGATCCGGCCACCCCGCTCATCGAGGCGCATGCTGGTGACCCGGTGCGCATCCATGTGCTGGGTGTGAGCAATGAGCAGAACGGCATGTTCAGCGTCGAGAAGCACGAATGGCCGATCGAGCCGTTCATGCGGGGCGCTGATCAGATCAGTGTCGTGGAATTCTCGGGTTCGGAAACGATCGATGCGTTCCTCCCTTCGGCGGGTGGAATGTATCGTTTGCCCGGGGATTATGTGTACAGCAACCAGCGCTTACCGTACTCGCAGTCCGGACAGTGGGGCTATGTGCGTGTATTGCCGTCCGGTGATACGCGACTGTTGCCATTGGCTGGCGCGAGCGCCGGTACCAAGAGTGCCGAGGTTGAGCAGCCGGTTGTGCACGCGATTCCTGTCGCGGCTAAGTAG
- a CDS encoding carboxypeptidase regulatory-like domain-containing protein, protein MRLVGLAVLCAVSVCWSPSWAYEEIAVTDGGTIKGTVTMTGGKPTPKGYNLITFPDPVYCGRISTGTGWRILNEFSLASSQGLKDVVVVLTDVTKGKPFKFEPLTVEARDCRFLPFVTVVKDGSEVAVMNMDPVMHDIQAYETSQLGPRVLFNTPLPMNPHHKRLVSAESHEHLAGEPVTEVIHMTKGRRIFLMQCGFHAYMESWGFAVDNPYFTLTGDDGTFNLTDVPPGDYTLMVWHPGVGTMLQKKVTVTEKGLSTVDFDFKAPQGRRSVHEIEQNPHYGPESLGKVVDIRPTLQRQVP, encoded by the coding sequence ATGCGACTAGTCGGCCTTGCCGTGCTCTGCGCTGTCAGTGTCTGCTGGTCTCCATCGTGGGCGTACGAGGAGATCGCGGTCACGGATGGCGGTACCATAAAAGGGACAGTCACCATGACCGGGGGAAAACCTACCCCGAAGGGATATAACCTGATCACATTCCCCGATCCGGTCTATTGCGGTCGCATTTCAACTGGAACGGGGTGGCGCATCCTCAATGAGTTTTCCCTGGCTTCCAGCCAGGGTCTCAAAGATGTGGTGGTCGTGCTGACCGATGTGACCAAGGGGAAGCCGTTCAAGTTTGAACCGTTGACTGTCGAGGCGCGGGATTGCCGGTTCCTTCCTTTTGTCACGGTTGTGAAAGATGGTTCTGAAGTAGCGGTCATGAACATGGATCCGGTCATGCACGATATTCAAGCCTATGAAACCTCGCAGCTCGGCCCTCGCGTCCTATTCAATACCCCGTTGCCGATGAATCCCCATCACAAACGTCTCGTGAGCGCGGAAAGTCATGAGCATCTGGCGGGAGAGCCGGTTACGGAAGTGATTCATATGACCAAGGGGCGAAGAATTTTTCTGATGCAATGCGGGTTCCATGCCTATATGGAAAGCTGGGGATTCGCCGTCGATAACCCCTATTTCACGCTGACGGGTGATGATGGCACCTTCAATTTGACGGATGTTCCGCCTGGCGACTATACGCTGATGGTCTGGCATCCCGGGGTCGGCACAATGTTGCAGAAGAAAGTGACCGTGACGGAAAAGGGCCTCTCGACCGTCGATTTCGACTTCAAGGCTCCGCAAGGACGTCGAAGCGTGCATGAAATCGAGCAGAATCCGCATTACGGCCCCGAGTCGCTTGGAAAGGTTGTGGATATTCGTCCGACATTGCAGCGTCAGGTTCCCTAA
- a CDS encoding carboxypeptidase regulatory-like domain-containing protein has product MRVTRSSLLRCLALIVCLSQVVPPVSAYEIVDVQHGGTLEGRVTLSGAVPDPKAFNLITFPDPTYCGRISNGKGWRLLRDFMVNAEGGLKNAVVLLEGVESGKPFDLSVPLIEARDCMFGPWMTIVRNGHAVEVVNMDPVMHDIQGYETSPEAGARVLFNTPLILNQQHQRGNMHAIHNHAPGKSLVGPVYLNKGRRTFYMQCGFHAYMESWAMAVNNPYYAVTDDQGAFKIDNVPPGTYQMVVWHPQSGPGVTRTIMVGPDGTTVEQVALPAPRGTRTAYRVMDNPRFGLESLGHPVEIEPLVEHQR; this is encoded by the coding sequence ATGAGGGTGACTCGTTCCAGCCTGCTCCGTTGTCTTGCACTTATCGTCTGCTTGTCTCAGGTTGTGCCCCCGGTCTCTGCCTATGAGATTGTCGACGTTCAGCATGGCGGGACGCTGGAAGGACGAGTCACTTTGTCGGGCGCCGTTCCGGATCCGAAGGCCTTTAATCTCATTACCTTCCCGGACCCCACCTATTGTGGAAGGATCTCGAATGGGAAGGGGTGGCGTCTGCTGCGCGACTTCATGGTAAACGCCGAGGGCGGATTGAAAAATGCCGTCGTGCTGCTCGAAGGGGTCGAGTCCGGGAAGCCGTTTGATCTTTCGGTGCCGCTCATCGAGGCGCGGGATTGCATGTTCGGTCCCTGGATGACGATCGTGCGCAATGGCCATGCGGTGGAAGTGGTGAATATGGATCCGGTGATGCACGACATTCAGGGCTATGAAACTTCTCCCGAGGCCGGGGCCCGGGTGCTGTTTAATACGCCTCTGATCTTGAATCAACAGCATCAACGCGGAAATATGCACGCGATTCACAATCATGCGCCAGGAAAATCTCTGGTGGGACCGGTCTACCTCAACAAAGGGCGGCGGACGTTCTACATGCAGTGCGGTTTTCACGCCTACATGGAAAGTTGGGCGATGGCCGTGAACAATCCGTATTATGCGGTGACCGACGACCAGGGTGCGTTCAAGATCGACAATGTCCCGCCGGGGACCTATCAGATGGTGGTCTGGCATCCGCAGTCAGGGCCTGGGGTGACGCGGACGATCATGGTCGGTCCGGACGGGACGACGGTAGAACAAGTGGCACTGCCGGCTCCCAGGGGAACCCGGACGGCCTACAGGGTCATGGACAATCCCCGTTTCGGGCTGGAGTCCCTTGGCCATCCCGTGGAGATCGAGCCCCTGGTGGAGCATCAGCGCTAA